A region of the Vibrio tubiashii genome:
GCTTCCACTCTCAGGCAGATGCTGATGCAGCAGAGCAAGAGTTCGTAAACCGTTTTGCTAAGAACCAAATCCCTGACGAAATGCCAGAATTTGCTTTTGATGCAGGCCTACCGGTAAGCAATATTCTTAAAGAAGCGGGCTTGTGTGCCTCTACCTCTGAAGCGATGCGTATGGTTAAGCAAGGTGCAGCTAAGATTGATGGCGAGAAAGTAGCAGACTCTAAGTTTACTCCTGAAGCCGGGACTTACGTATTCCAAGTGGGTAAACGTAAATTTGCTCGTATCACGATCAAATAGTTGATACCAAATATCGGTTTGATAATAGCGCCTTTCGAGGCGCTTTTTTTATGCGTGTCGCTAGAGGTTAAATATCCAACTTTTTTGCAAATTTGGGCTGCTTTAGTGGGGAACTTTTGTTATTATCCTCGCGCTGCCAAAACGGCAGTTTTTTCGGAGACTTTTATGAACAATATCGACCATCCTCCTAGTATGAAAGGGGAAAAATAGTCCGCTTCGGTATTGTCGTCTCACGTCTCTACCATTGCGGTAGAGTGCTTCTTATCTCTTTGTGAATCCTCACGTTTTTCTCCTCTAAATTCTAGAATCCAATACAGCTTTTCTGTGCACTCGTGTACGGATAGACGTGTCTATATTTTGATTCAATATCAGCTGTATTTGATGGTCGTTACCTATTGCCAATCGGGAGATTCGCCATGACGGTAATGAGCAATACTTACATTGAAAACACCCCGCACTTTTCTCAAGAGGAGATCGGTGCCGCTCGCAATGCATTTTTGCAATACGAGCAAGCCCAGCAGGTCCATTTACTTACGGTTATGCCGGTAGAGGAAGCTGTCGGGATTTTACACCACTGTTCAGTGGGTTATGTCCAACAATTGATCTCGGCGTTAGAGCTTGATGGATATGAAAAGTTGGCACGTCACTACGCGCACCAGCTTGGTTTTATTCATTCGGAAGTTGAGCCTTCGAATGGTTACCTAGATACACCAGTTATTGAGCATGTAAAGCAACGTATCGGTTGGATCATAGCGCTCGCATTACTTGGCATAGTTTCAGGTCTAATTATCGCTCAATATGAAGATACTTTGAGCCAGTTGGTGCTATTGGCGATCTATATGCCTGTAATAGCAGCGGCGGGTGGTAATACCGGTACGCAAGCGGCGACCTTGGTGATACGAGCTTTAGCGACGGGTGAGTTGCGTAAAAGGCAGTGGTTAGAAGTGTTTTGGAAAGAGAGCCGAGTGGCGATTTGCTTAGCTTTTGCCATAGCCTTGGTGATTATTGGCCGTATCTTACTTTTTAGCGATAGCAGCAGTACGGGTGGCTTTGAGCTTAACACCATCGCACTTGCGATCGCGGTTGCGCTGTTTATTCAGGTGACGATGTCGACCACGCTAGGTGGCTTGCTACCAATCCTAGCGCGTGCGTTTAAACTCGATCCAGCTGTGTTGGTTAGCCCAGTTTTGGCGTCTATTGTCGATATTTCAGGAATGTGGATCTACTTCACTGTAGTTAATTACTTCTTAGGCATCGCCTGACTGAACTGGACAATATCTTTATAGAACAAGGTTTCGAACTTGGTGATCGGGGCGATGGTAGGTTTATCATCGCCCTTTGTTTTTGGTGGATGATAGTCCGTCACAAACTGAACAAATAGCGTACTCGGCTGACCAGATTTATCTAACCCATAGCCTGCCATATTGTAGCTGCCATACACGGAACCACTCTTGGCAATCAATTCGCCTTTAATTGGCGCTTTACGCATACTGCGACGATATTTCAAAGTGCCATTGGTGCCTGACGTGGGCATTAAGGCGATCAAGCCTAATTCACTG
Encoded here:
- a CDS encoding magnesium transporter, whose translation is MTVMSNTYIENTPHFSQEEIGAARNAFLQYEQAQQVHLLTVMPVEEAVGILHHCSVGYVQQLISALELDGYEKLARHYAHQLGFIHSEVEPSNGYLDTPVIEHVKQRIGWIIALALLGIVSGLIIAQYEDTLSQLVLLAIYMPVIAAAGGNTGTQAATLVIRALATGELRKRQWLEVFWKESRVAICLAFAIALVIIGRILLFSDSSSTGGFELNTIALAIAVALFIQVTMSTTLGGLLPILARAFKLDPAVLVSPVLASIVDISGMWIYFTVVNYFLGIA